From a single Miscanthus floridulus cultivar M001 chromosome 8, ASM1932011v1, whole genome shotgun sequence genomic region:
- the LOC136475254 gene encoding uncharacterized protein — protein MAPACILLDRTVAFRNHPQEIEPFDMRERAKGVVGAERAKDLVGATSTAPPSREATEAEVARYLLAMKPDLEVVEPPEVSCLTMRRPLSSDPIPNYGWCLRNGAVAAAANKNLVVLSPGSHRPAYSYNRWYLILDLDTDASSSSSLSTIPGIHYEYSDSYNSAGYGTVIMTREGGAFVLAELLFLPRRGLPALGMLCLWQSSLCSWVYKRGQLPAEVLHTWRIHMSFPVQSRNRNLFCWVDLLHGLLLCDPGRQCEVDSSDLLDMSFVQLPHGCSVSEENPRWSNPQEFRNAAHVDGTIKFLAMDGFVEGSPISLVTYTLDLDNPSQPSWMADTKLLLEDLWADKTFISNDVPRITPLFPILSTLEHDVVYLVIPGDVERVEGCRFRGVKLLLSVDTRKTRVISANQQKHPRALVRWRYLLAASVSHSQWGSKYHRGATEAIGMGARATRKRMKFE, from the exons ATGGCCCCTGCTTGCATCCTGCTCGACCGTACTGTTGCCTTCCGCAACCATCCCCAAGAGATAGAACCCTTCGATAT GCGAGAAAGAGCAAAGGGCGTGGTCGGCGCGGAAAGAGCAAAAGACTTGGTCGGCGCCACCAGCACGGCGCCTCCAAGCCGTGAAGCCACCGAAGCAGAAGTTGCCAGGTACCTGCTGGCCATGAAGCCAGATCTGGAGGTCGTCGAACCCCCGGAGGTAAGCTGCCTCACCATGCGGCGACCACTCTCATCCGATCCGATCCCAAATTACGGGTGGTGCCTGCGCAACGgcgctgtcgccgccgccgccaacaaGAACTTGGTCGTCCTCTCCCCCGGCTCCCACCGCCCAGCCTACTCGTACAACCGATGGTACTTGATCTTGGACCTCGACACCGACGCATCTTCATCTTCCTCGCTCTCCACGATCCCCGGTATCCACTACGAGTACTCTGACTCTTACAACAGCGCCGGATACGGGACCGTCATCATGACACGCGAAGGTGGCGCCTTCGTCCTCGCCGAGCTGCTCTTCCTCCCCCGCCGCGGGCTTCCTGCGCTGGGCATGCTCTGCCTCTGGCAGTCGTCGTTATGCTCGTGGGTCTACAAGCGCGGCCAGCTCCCCGCCGAGGTGCTCCACACGTGGAGGATTCACATGTCCTTCCCTGTCCAAAGCAGGAACAGGAACCTCTTCTGCTGGGTCGATCTTCTCCACGGATTGCTACTCTGCGATCCGGGACGACAATGCGAGGTCGACTCATCGGACTTGTTGGACATGTCTTTTGTTCAGCTGCCCCATGGCTGCTCCGTCAGCGAAGAAAACCCCCGGTGGTCGAACCCGCAAGAATTCCGCAACGCCGCCCACGTTGACGGCACCATCAAGTTTCTCGCCATGGATGGCTTCGTGGAGGGCAGCCCAATCTCGCTCGTTACCTATACCCTGGACCTGGATAACCCATCCCAGCCTAGCTGGATGGCAGACACCAAGCTGCTTCTAGAAGATCTCTGGGCAGATAAGACATTTATCTCCAATGATGTGCCAAGGATCACGCCATTGTTCCCTATCCTAAGCACGCTAGAACATGATGTCGTCTACCTTGTCATTCCGGGTGATGTGGAACGCGTGGAAGGCTGCCGGTTTAGGGGAGTGAAGCTCCTGCTTTCTGTTGACACGCGCAAAACCAGGGTCATCTCTGCCAACCAGCAAAAACACCCAAGAGCACTGGTGAGATGGCGCTACCTCCTCGCCGCTAGTGTTTCCCACTCCCAGTGGGGCTCAAAGTATCACCGG GGAGCGACGGAAGCAATTGGGATGGGGGCAAGGGCAACTCGAAAAAGGATGAAGTTTGAATGA
- the LOC136478433 gene encoding pentatricopeptide repeat-containing protein At5g14770, mitochondrial-like has translation MAASPPQGLTPALQASFLCSLALAFLRAGRLSVASHVVSSLPASPPARLLRRLIPALASSGLAAAAVRFRPVPGDTLTLNSIILSYCSLRSLRPALSLLRSSSGAQAQVASDTVSYNIFLAGLSEQGHGRLAPPVLAEMCKRGVPWDGVTVSTALVGLCRTGLVSEVEALAEMLLRGRGIDGLDVVGWNALIDGHGKVQDMAAALVVMERMRTQGVALDVVGYNTLVAGFCHSGDADAALEVVERMKADGVEPNVVTYMTLIGEYCKRKGIEEAFSLYEGMVRSGVLPDVVTLSALVDGLCRDGQFSEAYALFREMDKIGVAPNHVTYCTLIDSLAKARRGNESLGLLGEMVSRGVVMDLVMYTALMDRLGKEGKIEEAKDVLWHAQSDNITPNCVTYTVLVDAHCRAGNIDGAEQVLLQMEEKSLRPNVVTFSSIINGLVKRGCLGKAADYMRKMKDSGIAPNVVTYGTLIDGFFKFQGQEAALDVYRDMLHEGVEANNFVIDSLVNGLRKNGNIEGAEALFKDMGERGLLLDHVNHTTLMDGLFKTGNMPAAFKVGQELMEKNLSPDAAVYNVFINCLCTLGKFSEAKSFLKEMRNTGLEPDQATYNTMIAARCREGKTSKALKLLKEMKWNSIKPNLITYTTLVVGLLEAGVVAKAKILLNEIASAGFTPTSLTHQRVLQACSGGRKPDVILEIHELMMSAGLHADITVYNTLVHVLCCHGMTMKATVVLDEMLGRGIAPDTITFNALILGHCKSSHLDNAFAMYAQMLHQSLSPNIATFNTLLGGLESAGRIGEADTVLSEMKKMGLEPNNLTYDILVTGYAKKSNKVEALRLYCEMVSKGFIPKASTYNSLMSDFAKAGMMNQSKELFSEMKRRGVLLTSSTYDILLNGWSKLRNGTEVRILLKDMKELGFKPSKGTISSMSRAFSRPGMTGEARRLLKTLFKV, from the coding sequence atggcggCATCTCCGCCTCAGGGCTTAACCCCGGCCCTCCAGGCCTCCTTCCTCTGCTCCCTCGCGCTCGCCTTCCTCCGGGCCGGCCGCCTCTCCGTCGCCTCCCACGTCGTCTCCTCACTCCCCGCCTCGCCTCCCGCCCGTCTCCTCCGCCGCCTCATCCCCGCCCTCGCCTCCTCGGGCCTCGCCGCCGCAGCCGTCCGCTTCCGCCCCGTCCCAGGTGACACCCTCACCCTCAACTCCATCATCCTCTCCTACTGCAGCCTCCGCTCGCTCCGCCCCGCGCTGAGCCTGCTCCGTTCCTCCTCGGGGGCCCAGGCGCAGGTCGCGTCTGACACCGTCAGCTACAACATCTTCCTCGCTGGCCTATCCGAGCAGGGCCACGGGAGGCTCGCGCCGCCCGTGCTCGCCGAGATGTGCAAGCGCGGCGTGCCCTGGGACGGGGTCACCGTGAGCACGGCGCTCGTGGGGCTCTGCAGGACCGGCCTGGTCAGCGAGGTCGAGGCATTGGCGGAGATGCTGCTCCGAGGCCGAGGAATTGATGGCTTGGATGTGGTGGGATGGAATGCTCTCATTGACGGGCACGGTAAAGTACAGGACATGGCCGCAGCATTGGTGGTGATGGAGAGGATGAGAACACAAGGTGTGGCGCTTGACGTGGTGGGGTATAATACCCTGGTTGCTGGGTTCTGCCACTCCGGCGATGCTGATGCTGCACTGGAGGTAGTGGAGAGGATGAAGGCTGATGGGGTGGAACCGAATGTGGTGACGTACATGACGCTCATTGGGGAGTATTGTAAGAGGAAGGGGATTGAGGAGGCGTTCAGTTTGTACGAGGGGATGGTCAGGTCGGGTGTGCTGCCTGATGTGGTCACGCTCAGTGCTCTTGTCGATGGCCTCTGCAGGGATGGCCAGTTCTCAGAGGCATATGCGCTTTTCAGGGAGATGGACAAGATTGGAGTTGCGCCGAACCATGTGACCTATTGTACGCTTATTGATTCACTGGCGAAAGCGCGGAGGGGCAATGAGTcacttggtctattgggagagatGGTTTCAAGGGGCGTGGTCATGGATCTGGTCATGTATACAGCTCTGATGGACCGATTAGGTAAGGAAGGGAAGATTGAGGAAGCTAAGGATGTGCTTTGGCATGCTCAGTCGGATAATATTACTCCCAACTGTGTAACTTACACTGTACTGGTCGATGCACACTGCAGAGCTGGCAATATCGATGGCGCAGAGCAGGTGTTGTTGCAAATGGAGGAGAAATCTCTTCGCCCGAATGTTGTCACATTCTCATCGATCATCAATGGTCTTGTTAAAAGGGGATGTCTCGGCAAAGCAGCTGATTATATGAGGAAGATGAAGGACAGTGGCATTGCTCCTAATGTTGTGACGTATGGAACGCTTATCGATGGCTTCTTCAAGTTCCAGGGGCAAGAAGCAGCTCTTGATGTGTACCGTGATATGTTGCATGAGGGTGTTGAGGCAAACAACTTTGTCATTGACTCACTGGTGAATGGTTTGAGAAAGAATGGGAATATAGAGGGAGCTGAAGCATTATTTAAAGATATGGGTGAACGTGGTCTGTTGCTAGACCATGTCAACCATACCACCTTAATGGATGGGCTTTTTAAAACAGGAAACATGCCAGCTGCTTTTAAGGTTGGTCAGGAGTTGATGGAGAAAAACCTGTCACCTGATGCTGCTGTCTATAATGTGTTTATCAATTGCCTTTGCACGCTAGGCAAGTTCAGTGAAGCAAAATCCTTTTTGAAAGAGATGAGAAATACAGGCTTAGAACCTGATCAAGCAACATATAACACTATGATTGCTGCACGGTGCAGGGAAGGGAAGACCTCCAAAGCTCTAAAGCTACTGAAGGAAATGAAGTGGAATTCAATAAAGCCTAATCTCATCACATATACTACACTTGTTGTGGGCCTTCTTGAGGCCGGGGTTGTGGCCAAGGCAAAAATTTTGCTAAATGAGATAGCTTCTGCTGGATTCACTCCAACCTCTCTGACTCATCAAAGGGTGCTGCAAGCATGTTCTGGAGGCAGGAAGCCGGATGTGATTTTGGAAATTCATGAATTGATGATGAGTGCTGGTCTTCATGCTGACATCACTGTCTACAATACACTCGTGCATGTTTTGTGTTGCCACGGAATGACAATGAAAGCTACAGTTGTTTTGGATGAAATGTTGGGGAGAGGAATTGCACCAGACACTATCACATTCAATGCTCTCATTCTTGGCCATTGTAAGAGCAGCCATCTAGATAATGCATTTGCAatgtatgctcagatgcttcATCAAAGCCTCTCTCCTAATATAGCTACATTCAACACACTTCTGGGTGGCCTTGAGTCCGCTGGAAGAATTGGAGAAGCGGATACTGTTCTCAGTGAGATGAAGAAGATGGGCCTTGAGCCCAATAATCTCACCTATGATATACTGGTGACAGGATATGCAAAGAAAAGCAACAAAGTTGAAGCACTGAGGCTGTATTGTGAGATGGTGAGTAAAGGCTTTATTCCCAAAGCAAGCACGTATAATTCACTCATGAGTGACTTTGCTAAAGCTGGAATGATGAATCAATCTAAAGAGTTGTTCAGTGAGATGAAAAGGAGAGGAGTTTTACTTACGTCATCAACTTATGATATCCTTTTGAATGGATGGTCAAAGCTTAGAAATGGAACTGAGGTAAGAATACTTCTCAAAGATATGAAAGAGCTAGGATTTAAACCATCTAAAGGCACTATCAGTTCTATGTCCAGAGCATTTTCAAGGCCAGGCATGACTGGGGAAGCTCGACGTTTACTTAAGACCCTTTTCAAGGTTTAG